The Actinomycetes bacterium nucleotide sequence GTCCGCGGTGGACTCCTTGTGCCCCATCTGGGAGCTCTGCGGGTCCAGGTAGGTGATCCGCGCGCCCTGGTCGTAGGCGCCGACCTCGAACGCGCAGCGGGTGCGGGTGGAGGTCTTCTCGAAGATCAGCGCCACGTTCTTGCCCCGCATCCGCGGCACCTCGGTGCCCGCGTACTTGGCTCGCTTGAGGTCACGGGCGAGGTCCAGCAGGTACTGCAGTTCCTTCTTGGAGAAGTCGATCTCCTTGAGGAAGTCCCGGTGGTGCAGGTTGACGGGCATCTCGGCTCCTCGGTGTGACGGGCGAACGGGCTCAGACGACGGCTTCGCGCTCGATCGGGCAGCTCATGCACCGAGGCCCGCCGCGGCCGCGGCCGAGCTCGGAGCCGACGATCGCGACGATCTCGATCCCCTCGTCCGAAAGGTACTTGTTCGTGGTGGTGTTGCGCTCGTAGCCGAAGATCACTCCGGGTGCGACGGCCAGGAAGTTATTGCCGTCGTCCCACTGCTCGCGCTGGGCGCCCTTGACGTCGATCGGCGTCTTGAGCAGCCGGATCTTGTCCACCCCGATCGCCTGGGCGACCACCGCGAACAGGTCGGAGTTCTCCACCACGTCGTAGTCGCCTCCGGACCCGCGGGGGGTCAGCGAGTACGACCGCAGCGCCAGGTCGAGGTACGGGTAGACCGAGAAGGCGTCCCGGTCCACCATCGTCATGGCCGTGTCGAGGTGCATGAACGCTCGGGCCTTGGGCAGCTCGACGGCGATCACCCGGTTGACCATCCCCGAGGAGAAGTAGCTGCGGGCCAGCATCTCCACGCCTTGGGGCGTGGTCCGCTCGCCCATCCCGATCATGACGGCACCGTTGCCGATGACCAGGATGTCGCCACCCTCGACGGTGGCCGGCTCGTGCCGCAGGTCGTCGTTGCCGTAGTAGAAATGCAGCCCCGCGTCGCGGAACAGCGGGTGGAAGTTCCAGATGATCCGCGAGTGCAGCGTCTCCCGCTTGCGCGCGGGCTTGGCCATCGGGTGCACCGACAGGCCGCCGTAGACCCACGCCGAGTTGTCCCGCTGGAACAGGTGGTTGGGCAGCGGGGTCAGCAGGAAGTCCTCGTCGTCGAGGTGGGACCACAGAAGGCTGGTCGTGCCCGGGTCGGGGACGTCGCGCTTGAGCACCCCGCCGATGAGCAGCTCGGCCAGCTGTCGGGCCGGGGTCGCGTCGACCAGGTCGTCGAGCGGCTTGTCCAACGCCGGGCCGAACTGGGTGGCGGTGGTCAGCCGCTCCTTGAGGAAGCTCTTGGCGTCCGGCTGCTCGAGGGCCTCGCCCAACAGCTCGGCGAACAGGTAGACCGTGATCCCCTTGTCCCGCAGCTTCTGGGCGAACGCGTCGTGCTCCTCGCGGGCCCGCTCCGCCCACATGACGTCGTCGAAGAGCAGGTCGTGGACGTTGGACGGCGTGAGCCGGGACAGCTCGAGCCCGGGCCGGTGCAGGATGACCTGCTTGAGCTGTCCGACCTCGGAGTCAACGTGGAAGGTCATCGCTGGTCGCTCCTTCTGGTCAGTCGACGGGGTCGCGTTCGATCGGGCAGGTCAGCGCGCGCGGGCCACCGTGGGCCCGGCCCAGCTCCGACCCGATGATCCGGATGACCTCGATGCCCTGGTCGGTGAGGTACTTGTTGGTGGTGGTGTTGCGCTCGTAGCCGACGATGACGCCGGGGGACAGGGCCAGGAAGTTGTTGCCGTCGTCCCACTGCTCGCGCTCGGCCCCCTTGACGTCGATCGGGGTCCGCAGCACCCGGATCTTGTCGACGCCCACGGCCTCGGCGATCGCACCGAAAAGGTCGGAGTTCTCCGTCACGGCGAACTCGCCGCTGCCGTCCTTGGGCGTGAGGGTGTAGGAGCGCAGCTCGAGGTCGAGGTACGGGTAGACCGAGAAGGCGTCCCTGTCGATCATCGTGAGCGCGGTGTCGAGGTACATGAAGGCCCGGGTCTTGGGCAGCTCCACGACGATCACCTTGGAGACCAGCCTCGAGGCGAACAGGGCCCGACTGAGCAGCTCGACCCCCTGCGGGGTGCTCCGCTGGCCCATCCCGAGCATGACCGCGCCGTTGCCGATCACGTGGACGTCGCCGCCCTCGACCGACGCCGGGTCGTGGTCGACGTCGTCGTTGCCGTAGACGGAGGTGAGCCCCGCGTCCCGGAACATCGGGTGGAAGTTCCAGATGATCCGCGAGTGCAGCGTCTCGCGCTTGCGGGCGGCC carries:
- a CDS encoding arginine deiminase; this encodes MTFHVDSEVGQLKQVILHRPGLELSRLTPSNVHDLLFDDVMWAERAREEHDAFAQKLRDKGITVYLFAELLGEALEQPDAKSFLKERLTTATQFGPALDKPLDDLVDATPARQLAELLIGGVLKRDVPDPGTTSLLWSHLDDEDFLLTPLPNHLFQRDNSAWVYGGLSVHPMAKPARKRETLHSRIIWNFHPLFRDAGLHFYYGNDDLRHEPATVEGGDILVIGNGAVMIGMGERTTPQGVEMLARSYFSSGMVNRVIAVELPKARAFMHLDTAMTMVDRDAFSVYPYLDLALRSYSLTPRGSGGDYDVVENSDLFAVVAQAIGVDKIRLLKTPIDVKGAQREQWDDGNNFLAVAPGVIFGYERNTTTNKYLSDEGIEIVAIVGSELGRGRGGPRCMSCPIEREAVV
- a CDS encoding arginine deiminase; translation: MAFHVDSEVGQLRQVILHRPGLELTRLTPTNVHDLLFDDVMWAGRARQEHDAFARQLREHGVAVHLYGDLLATALDQPGARDFLKGRLTTATQYGPALDKPLDEWVDATPAETLAELLIGGVLKRDVPSPMTTSLLWSFLGDEDFLFTPLPNHLFPRDSVALVYDGLVVNPMAEAARKRETLHSRIIWNFHPMFRDAGLTSVYGNDDVDHDPASVEGGDVHVIGNGAVMLGMGQRSTPQGVELLSRALFASRLVSKVIVVELPKTRAFMYLDTALTMIDRDAFSVYPYLDLELRSYTLTPKDGSGEFAVTENSDLFGAIAEAVGVDKIRVLRTPIDVKGAEREQWDDGNNFLALSPGVIVGYERNTTTNKYLTDQGIEVIRIIGSELGRAHGGPRALTCPIERDPVD